A window of Cydia fagiglandana chromosome Z, ilCydFagi1.1, whole genome shotgun sequence genomic DNA:
cgccgtctaaatcagcccttacggTCCAGCTCGAAGTACAATGCTTCGTGTAGCAGCAAATCCAAGTTGGAGAAGTCATCGGGCAGCAACAGTTTCTTGTTGCGCAGAAAGTTGAGGATGTGCCGGAACATGCCGCCGTCGCGGTCGATGAAGTAGTGCTGCTTCAACGTGTCCAGGACTATGGGGATGGTTCCGTTGAACATCTTTCCGAGACGCGATTCGGGGTAACTGTAATGGATAAAGGAATAACATTAAGATAAGATAGTTTATATTCtataacaattttaaaattatgtcggaaatatcaGGTGAAATTTAACTTACGCGCTACTAAAAGTCCGACCGGACGGGGTGGTGTTCTTTTTGTAATTGGTTTggttttttgtaggtaagtatattttctagtttttttttctagttataactttacttttaattttgtattaccACATTTTATAAATTACACATTTAAGCTACTATTGAATTAAATTTCTTTCGCTTTCGTTTGTTAGACTATCTATTTATTCATTCGTTTCAAAGCTAGACATACCATGAAGTTAAGTGGTATTTAGTTATGTAAAGGTTTATTATTAAACTATACGTCTAGATAAATATGTTGTGTCCGTCCAATATTAGTTATAAAGTATTAACAACACAGATAGCATTGGATCGAATCGACTCAACGAACCTGTACGAACTATTGGCATCAATAGATAGCAAAATTGAAAAGCAATAATGTAGGTTACAGGCTGTTGATAAGCACTAGTAAATTGTTTTTcatcttaaggtataatcttaAATAATATCGTGAGCCAACTAATATCATCAACAATTATTACGTCACTATCTATCTGTTTTGAACTCGTGAAAAGGATTACATTGACTAATAATTTACCTAGGTATTACGAGTGAAAACACATCCCTTCATTTATTGAATGTCCAATATATTCTTTGGTGCTTACTTCCATTACTGCGAGAGGGAGGTGATTTGGCCGTTCAGCTTGTAAATTTATTGTTAGATTGATTTTGTCGAAGCGAAAACATGAGTAACGGTCTCAGATATACAATTGGCaggatatttatttttgtgCCCTCAAGTGAGTTGATTAAAAGAACCGAACGGGGGCGGGCTGCGGGCGGCGGCACGGCCGGAGCGGGGCCCAACGCCCGCGGCGGCGCCGCCGGCTCCTCGCTCGCTCGCTCGCAGAAACAACACTCCCCGCAGATAAAACGTGCTTATTTACTATCAGACCTACCCACGCACATACCTCTATATAAAACATGTACAACGTGACTTCACTTGAATTTCACAGCAGGCGAAAGGAAACTACGATCAGATGCGACTGTCGAGAGAGCGCAAGAGCGAAATTTAACATTtgatgatttgatttgattgggATGCCGGCGATCGGCTTCTTGTCCATGGAGCTGCCGACCGGCGCGGGGCTGCCCGCCTCACGGGTAGCATCCTAGACTGGACAATAAATCCGCCACAGGTGACGAAGTGTcactaaaaaagtaaaaaagcgCTCGCGGCGGTAAGTAAGTCGTGCACGTACGCGGTGAGGGTTTCCAGCGAGGAGGTGTAGATGGTGCCGCCGACGTCGATGTGCACAGGCGCGTTAAACTTGGTGGTGGGCGCCACGCGCGGGATGCCGGCGATCGGCTTCTTGTCCATGGAGCTGCCGTCCGGCGCGGGGCTCCCCGGCTTCACGGGTAGCATCTTAGACTGGAGAACAAAAACTAATTTTACAAAacatcacagaataagtaatagtactaccgtacagaaaggacacttcctacaaaaccgaagtctGACAGCGATTCGGGGTCGAAtaatgatatccctttctaacttatggtagtatccctttcggctatttagggttgtcaaaattcaagtcattatcttatctgtggtcgagCATGCAAAGGGACGGgtagttgtgtcaaccctaataattgctagGAGCAATGTTGAGCCGTACGGAGCCGATCAATTTGTCCGAAATCAGCAATATCTCCCCACTGGTTgcactaagtaggtacctaacttcaaataggtacctacagctaTCTTGGGGAAAACGCTGGAACCAATAGTATTGCTGCGACGACACACTTCTGGGACTTTCTAGgcgaataaaggatgactcacgttagaccgggccgtgtccgggccggagcttccggcgcttacttttatGACATCACAGGtggtcacgtgatgctttcaatataaaacacggcccggtctaacgtgagtcatcctttatgcttATTCGCAGCACTCATCTACAACTAACCCTCGTAATAAAATGAGAAGAATGTCCGCCAACTTAGGAATATAACTTGACCTCAATTAACtaattaccttttgtatttttaataaatgtaaatGGGTTGTCGTTTTTCTTTATAATGTTAATTAATTACGACATTTTCCTTTAACTCCCTGAAGTCAAACACACTAATCAATACGTAAACAAGCCCTTAGGCAAGTTTAAATGCTCGTAACTCTTTatcagataaaattaaattattgacTCAAATGACTGTCTtcaaaatggagttaattagaatacgGGTGTCTTTGAGGAATCATCTTAATTGAAACTCAGGAAATGCACACTTGAAATTAACGAAGTTCAGAATAATGTTGAACATTTCCGttgttttacgagtacctatttattatagaACATTATTATGTTTAAACACTTAACAAACACATTCACATcctgtacataattattatatacaaaAGTCTTTCATTTAACCGTAGAGAAATAAGCTTAGTATGTGTCGGTTGCCTTATTTGACTTCAGTATTTCAATAATTTACGCAACGTACATACGCTCACATTCACATATTCACATATGTTCATTAGGGTCCACACTAAGTACccttattttattcatatcgataaaggggcccactgattaccagttcgccgtacgatatcagcctgtcagttaaacgcaaaatttgacagctccgaacaactaacagactgatatcgtccggcgaactggtaatcagtgggccccttaagaaaaCCGTTAACAGCGGAACCCAGTAGCAGGTCGCATGCAGGTTTAAATACGCGTTGAAGTCGGTAGCGGAAGGACGCACCCGTCTGGTTTCATTATAAACACGCCGCCGGCTGTGTGGCTAGCGCCGTCGACTAAATACCCACCAGGAATGCCGACTCAGCCGCGACAATCACACGCAGCTTGCAGATCGTGCCAGATACGCCGCACGTCACTGTTAACGCTTTTATAAGCTGCTAAACAGACAATAACCTTAAAGCTGCCCCATTTTCCTGCCGAATATTCGTATTCGCCGATTATCAGAGCTTTTACGAATGTTTTCATAGAATATTAAaaaggtaaggtaaacgtactggtgctcgacgcggtcccaatacatgacatcttgaaacttaagtctttgtcaatagaggtgacagcaaggtgttattgggcattagcatgtcaagcactagtataaaaaaatacgtttagGTACCTTACGTCGTATGTTTACGGTCGGTGCTTGTTTCTAATTTTCTAACGCTGATATTGAAGTTTTACACGGAACataatagtaggtactcgtatttattGCTACTTTTAATggattaaaatacaaataaaacagcACCTTGACAATAAGTTGTACGTTATACGTTTACGTATTACAAACCCAAATAATAAAGACAAAGTTTATGACTCGGATCTCGGAtactttagcattagaaaaagactacacGACTATCTTTCTGATTCTTAATGGGAAAatgactgtacagtcgccatcagatatcagggacaggaaccggttaccttaaccggggtttttcatagggttaaTTTAGAAGCGGTTAtaaaaacccctaccataacggtaaccgtctgaaaaggtaacactttgattcggtaaccgtatcagatacggttaacctctgttaccggtaaccgaaataaaaacccagtcttACGGTTACCTCATTATAATACCGCGTCCAGTATAATAATGCGTTCCGGGTGATGATGGGGCTGCCGCGCTTCTGTAGCGCATCAGGGATGTTCGCCGAAGCCAGGGTGGATTGCTTCTATGCCACAATCCGCAAGAGGGCCGCATCTCTGGTGCGCCGGACTCGCGCCAGCCCCAACATCATCATGAAGATGATAGGGGACAGGCTGGACTCCCCTTATTTGCTGCGTTGCAGTCGGCTACATGTGCCGTACTCAGCGGATAAgaaaaatatgtaatatgtagttcatagtttataaatatagatgtatataatattaattcgTAGTTTTTAAGTACTGTActaatacattattattttagaatattttttacTAACCAAGATATGAGTGTAACTtacttgaaataaatgatttattatattattattatatattataaggtttttgaccagttcaaacgattgtaatctttacgcacacttaaattcaacttgttattgaataaccgaggttggcatgggcGGTCTATGAAGCCagcacaaacaagttttttgccgttcctttgtttatctttatacctacctgtgtggtgtgttcttattataaatcttattatcagatctgggggacctaaggtaggtgggtaagttttatttatttattttattagttttagttttaatttatttagtttatattaaaataaaatagataaaatcataaaata
This region includes:
- the LOC134678696 gene encoding BTB/POZ domain-containing protein Tiwaz, whose protein sequence is MLPVKPGSPAPDGSSMDKKPIAGIPRVAPTTKFNAPVHIDVGGTIYTSSLETLTAYPESRLGKMFNGTIPIVLDTLKQHYFIDRDGGMFRHILNFLRNKKLLLPDDFSNLDLLLHEALYFELDHMVFVLTKMKNNKEGVKQDRVWLSEATERLKQESELLTQERERLQQRWS